The proteins below come from a single Pelagibaculum spongiae genomic window:
- the erpA gene encoding iron-sulfur cluster insertion protein ErpA, with protein sequence MSDVQEFSSDPMAFCDPAVAKVRSLIEEEGNDNLKLRVFVTGGGCSGFQYGFSFDESINEDDTQVEKGGITMLIDSLSFQYLVGSEVDFMEDLEGARFIIRNPNASTTCGCGSSFSV encoded by the coding sequence ATGAGTGACGTTCAGGAATTCTCATCGGATCCAATGGCTTTTTGTGATCCTGCGGTAGCTAAGGTTCGATCGTTAATTGAAGAAGAAGGCAATGACAATCTGAAATTGCGGGTATTTGTCACAGGTGGTGGCTGCTCCGGTTTTCAGTATGGCTTTAGCTTCGATGAAAGCATTAACGAGGATGACACCCAAGTAGAAAAGGGTGGTATTACCATGTTGATCGACTCCTTGAGCTTCCAGTATCTAGTGGGTAGTGAAGTCGATTTTATGGAAGATCTCGAAGGTGCTCGTTTTATTATTCGTAACCCTAATGCCAGTACGACCTGTGGCTGTGGATCTTCTTTCTCGGTGTAA
- a CDS encoding DsrE family protein: MKKLLLACLLFPLSVSAQQSSQPSANSSSGSVNALLTQQQQTPEKKIAAIRLHTLEEIDQLLIKAEALVDQQQAFPDFEPVVFLLHGQEANFFRRENYKMYQSMVDRAARLDAFKVIDIRVCETWMGANMVTRNQMPAFVDTVPYWVDEQKKLQKQGYSYF; encoded by the coding sequence ATGAAAAAACTGCTGTTAGCTTGCTTGTTATTTCCGTTGTCTGTCTCTGCACAACAGAGCTCACAGCCCTCGGCTAACAGTAGTTCAGGCTCTGTGAATGCCTTGTTGACTCAGCAACAGCAAACGCCAGAAAAGAAAATAGCGGCGATCCGCTTGCATACTTTGGAAGAAATCGATCAGCTATTGATCAAGGCTGAGGCTTTGGTCGATCAGCAACAAGCGTTTCCTGATTTTGAGCCGGTGGTTTTTTTACTACATGGTCAGGAAGCCAATTTTTTCCGACGTGAAAACTATAAAATGTATCAAAGCATGGTCGACCGAGCAGCTCGGTTGGATGCTTTTAAGGTGATAGACATAAGAGTCTGTGAAACCTGGATGGGCGCCAACATGGTGACCCGAAACCAGATGCCGGCTTTTGTTGATACCGTGCCTTATTGGGTTGATGAGCAAAAGAAATTACAAAAGCAGGGCTATAGTTATTTCTAG